One Kaistella polysaccharea DNA segment encodes these proteins:
- a CDS encoding DUF47 domain-containing protein: protein MGIGNIFKMFQPKDKVFFVLFEKVAAELVAMSKEFHESLLDFDINDDTMLQHMSDYEHRMDDLTHEIFVQLGENFITPFDREDISHLASGLDDIADFMYASAKYIYLYKAPLDPAYTEFTLLIYKSCLEIQVALRNLNDFKDPKAVKESCIKINSFENIADDVLSQAIVKLFESNDAIKIMKIKAVLEYLETVTDKAEDVANTIDSILIKYA from the coding sequence ATGGGAATCGGAAATATTTTTAAAATGTTCCAGCCGAAAGACAAAGTGTTTTTTGTACTGTTTGAAAAAGTTGCTGCAGAGCTTGTAGCCATGTCTAAAGAATTTCACGAAAGTTTATTAGACTTCGATATCAACGATGATACGATGTTGCAGCACATGAGTGATTACGAACATAGAATGGATGATTTAACCCACGAAATTTTCGTACAGTTGGGTGAAAATTTCATTACACCATTCGACAGAGAAGACATCAGCCATTTAGCAAGCGGATTGGATGATATTGCAGATTTTATGTATGCTTCTGCGAAGTACATTTATCTGTACAAAGCGCCTCTGGATCCTGCTTATACCGAATTTACACTTTTGATCTATAAGTCTTGTCTTGAAATTCAGGTAGCTCTTAGAAACCTAAATGATTTCAAAGATCCAAAAGCAGTAAAGGAATCTTGTATTAAAATCAACTCTTTCGAAAATATTGCTGATGATGTATTAAGTCAGGCGATTGTAAAATTGTTTGAGAGCAATGATGCCATTAAGATTATGAAAATTAAAGCAGTTTTAGAATATCTGGAAACAGTAACTGATAAAGCTGAAGATGTTGCAAATACGATTGACAGTATTTTGATTAAATACGCATAA